Genomic DNA from Coffea arabica cultivar ET-39 chromosome 7e, Coffea Arabica ET-39 HiFi, whole genome shotgun sequence:
ATATATACTCAAATCGTCATAAAATTTTTAGGATCACGTTTGGATTGCcgttttctgaattttttattagaaaaaaaaaaatactgcaaTGAATTGATATATGTAAGGTAAAATAGTATTtgaaaaatgtgatcacgaaaaaaataaaaaatttttccaCGGAATActtcaatccaaaatcatttcccttttggtctttttccctttcctttcGACCAGCAGAACAATGCAAGATTCACAAAATAATTGATATTTTTATGGTTGTCCAATCTAGAAAACAATCAACGAATGTGAAGAGAACAGCGAGGGTTGTCTCCCCGTTCATACTGATGAGCCAACAACCTAACGTGAAAATTCACTGGGAAACTTTAAAACGAGAAAGAAAAGTGCAGCAGAgagaaacaaaatcactttGGTGGGTGTGGAATTGGGCGAGCAGCTGAATGCATTTTCATCTTCGACTACCCACCAGCACGCATGAACAACGTTTTCCATGATACATATAGTTGAATGGTAGGTAAGATTAATCCTGTGGTTTCGGCCTTAAGATGGTCGAATCTTGCTTTTCTGATCATATTTCTGTCAATAAAGATGAAGGATttcatgatatatatatatatattttttataaaaaaactaGGTATGAAATTATTTGTTGTTGGTACCTGAGCCAAAagtcaattgaaaaaaaaaaattcacattaAGCAAAGTAGAGCCAGTTGTGCCATACccatttttgagtttgttaaattttgtgtattactgaatcaatagttattgaatcataagcaaacaaaaaagaactaaaacatgatgtttatgaaggagaaatagcaatacaataaaaaatgggacagaGAATGACACAGAGTGTGAAACAAAAGATCCGTTGCGCATTCTAACATATACTATATGGTAGAGGAGTACCTAATCGGGACAGGTGTTAGAGGGAGAAAATAAAATCTACAAAGGCAATAAGGATTATAAGTCGTACATCAAAATCTACTGTATAACTCAATCTCACTTTGCCTTCATCATCATTTAATTGGGATCCATGCATTTGCTGAACTTCAACGCTTTGCCCTCATCTTGTCAAATTAGAAATTAATCACCTACACGAAATGGACCCATTTAATTAATACTTAGTTCCACCACTGCACATTTGTTGCGACACATGAAATACGTTTATATAGATAGGTTGTAACATCAAAGCAAGACGATTTTGACTACATTTctaatatctttttttttttaaaaaaaaaaattctttttacaggtCCAATATCTATcaatcaaatttttgtttttttatttattttttggggtTAGAAAAAGGTTTTAGCTTATCGAATAAACTGAAGAAACAAAATAGGGACAGTCATAGAGGGATAATTTCATCTCTTAAAAGTAGTGTCATTCCATTAACCAATAAACAACGCTGGAgtgctggattttttttttaatttttttacccCATGTTTGGGGAATGCGAACTTCGTTGGTGACGAGGAGAAAATGTTGGTTAAGTGCTGGCCTCATGAAATAAGAATAGTTTTAtgtcacaaaaaaaatgaaaccaaaCAACGTGCAGAATAATAGGCGGCACACAGATTTGGGGGTGATATCATACTACGTGTCTGCTTTAGTGATTGATCACTGTCACACTATGATTGCAGCCTAACGTACTAGCAGTGACCAAACGGTCACCCGAACGcacaaaatataattttatatgcacacgatataatttatttttaacaaCGTgtaattataaaacaaaattttataagTTTCATATGAAGTATAAAAACGACGTACGATAtgtaatttaaattttacattttttttaggtTAAACCTTGGCCACGAACCTTTAAATTACTTCTGACAACCGTGTCTCTGCCCATCCTCCTACCAGCAGTGAGCGACGGGTCAACTCTTTTGTCACATGTCAGAAACTAAATAACCTGACAACTAGAACTGGTAGATTGTTCTAAACACTAATtagaaaccaaaaaagaaaaaaaaaaaaaagggaagtgaTAACCAATATCTTGctaccaaatatatatatatatatatatatatataagaagtATTGACCATTTCCATGTTAAAATTACCTCTCTCACTAGAAGGTCAACTTTAGGATCATGTTATCAGTTTTAGATGGAGTAGATCTCACATGCATTGGCATTCTTCTACCAGTAAATGCAGTAATATGTATGGTAGGTAGTAGCAAAATCAATCCTCCTGACGACTGGTAGTAAGAAATCAGAATTcagaaatagttttttttttccctttcctttcatttaatGCCTATTGGTGTTCCAAAAATATCTTTCTGAAGCCTTGGAGGGGAAGATGTACCTTGGATTGGCGTATAGTGTGACTTGTTAGACACACCAGGTCCTACGGAATTTCATCGTCCTATCCCTTGATTGAGATGTCCTTCGTTTCACCCGAGAAAGATTCATTGAATTAGCAAAAATTTGGAGCCATGGCCGTATCTCTTTGATGAATGTGGTATCGAAGTTCAGTTTGTTCTGAAACGAGGTCAGCCTTAGGAGAGACCATACGAATGGTTGAATTGAATACACGTTTTATCTTCAATCCAATCTAATTAACTGAGCTTCTTTTAGGATAGAACGGGTAAAAGAATTAGCGAAGAACTTGCggccaagtttttttttttttttttttgggtcactTCCTTCTTTCATAAACTTCTTTACgaaactaaattaaaaaaaaaaaaaaaactgaactgAATAGTGTGAACTTATAGATTGAACTGTAGACGACAGTGCCTTTATTGGGATTGCTCTTGCCCTGTTCAACCAGGCTGTCATGAGTAGGACTCCGGCCATAACATAGTCGAGAGATCCAAAATGTTACGAATCGATTTACAAGTTTTACTCTATGTCTTGATTTCtagtgtttatatatatatatatatatatatgtatggaTATCATCTGTTAATACACGACTAACTAATATTTGAATAAAGTATTTTTCGCCATCAATCCATTCGGAGGATTCGCACAAGTACCCGGGACGATGATAAAATCTAAGATGACAACGTGCTTAGTTATATGACTTAACAACATGGAGAGAAAATAGACTAAAATTACTTGGACAAGATGCTCTACGGTGGTTGTAATGTCATTCTCCAATTTCAAGTTTCTTTGATCGTGAAAGGCTCAATAATTGTTAATAATTATGCATGCCACATTCTGTACGAGTGAATGTGCATGTAATAGATCCGAATCATGTGGAAGTTTATATACATATTTAGCAGCAAAATTTTGACCCTAAAAggttgaaattttagaaaataattaatttggcCTCTAAGTGTTGATGGCGACTctgatctttctttctttctttcacctTCTATTCGACCTCAATTAAGTATTTTAGAACCAACGTAGGGAGAGCGCTGCCCTGAAACACCGCCCGAATACGGGTAGACAAGACTTCAAATCAACTTGACTAAAAGCTGTCGAAATGTGTGGGGATCGAGGGGCCAAAACTTCGAAGCTGATGTTTTCCGCAAAATTAATATGTTTGCCGCCTGAGTCGTTCTCATGATTCCCTGTGGATAGTAAATGGTAAtgcaagccaaaaaaaaaaaaaatttgtggtgATGAATTAAGGCAAGTGCAAAACGTGGTTGGAGCGAAAAACTCTTGCCAATTGACTAGCGTATCTGGGCTTCAATTGCACCCCATGAAAGCTACATTTTCAGGCCGGTAAATATGCAGTCTTACGTGACTACTGTAGAGCATCTTGATAAGCATAAAGCTTTGTCGGTTGATTGACTGTGCAGTAAATGCCGTGCTTTAAGGGCCTACCATTTCATTTTGGAGCATGCACTCATGAAATTGCACATAAATTCACACCAAATGTTGGCGCAATTATTAGAAATTTTAGTTGGCTTCATGGGTTTTCTCTCCAGGCAAAGGAATCAAGCAGCTAGGATGCATTACGGTCAGTTCCATACTACACTTTCCAGTAGTATTATGTCATTTTTGAGctgttttcttgaaattttccttttataCATCATGCTCAAAAACTTTATAATCATAGCAACTTCACTTGCGCTCTCATCAAATGATCTAGCTTGTTTCCATTTGCGTTACTTTCCTATTTCTTAGTTCATTTCTTCCGTACTAGCTCATCAAATCTTCAGaactcatccattttttaggtTGCTCACAGAGTATAGTTCATCCACGAGAAGAAGCTCTCATCCATTTTTGAGGGCATTATCGAAAATTAATCAGAATCGATTGCATACCACTTAAAAGTAAGTTTTATCTTCAAAACGGGTTCATTTGTCTTTCCCCCCCTTTTTCTCCTTATAATTAGTAAGTGTGTCATCTGATAGAGAAAGTTCGATGAAGCAGGTTTGCAGGGACACATCCACAGGAAAAAGATAATAGGGGAAGTTTCCAGGTGAGATATATACTATAGAAATGTGCATGTCCCGTGGTACTCAATAATAACATGCACTAGAGTCTTTCCTCCTACTATTTGTACGGATAAACTGCTACACTGATCGATTTGGCATCACTTCCACAATGGAGTCTGAACAGCTTCCCATTTGTGCAATGAATCATACAGCAGATCTAAAATCTCACTGGCTTATATTATTGGCTTCACGGGAGAAATTCCAAGATGGGATTCCTTGCCTTGTTCATTGTGGCACTGATTCCTGTCCTGAAAACACTTATTGTCACTGCTGTTGGTTTATTCCTTGCCTTAGAGAAGGTGGACATCCTGGGTGACACTGCAAGGCATCATCTGAACAATGTAAGTGGGCTATATATTAGTAGTAGCATTTATGAAATTTATATACAGAGTCAGTCAGTTGCTGTTGGTGATCTTAAAAAGAGGCCGAACAGATTAATATATTTTGTTGAATGATTGGACCAAAACAGCTCGTGTTTTTCGTCTTCACTCCTGCTCTAGTTTCAAGCAGCCTGGCAGAAACAATAACAATGAGCAGCCTAATTAAGTTGTATGTCGATCTCATCAAGTCtttgaattttctttccttgaaagAGACTTGGGTTGTAACATTCAGATTTTGGTTGGTTTCTAACTGTTTGCAAATGGCATTTATGTTTTTTTATGTGCAGATGGTTCATGCCGGTGAACATTCTTCTCACCTTTATTATTGGTTCGGCGTTGGGTTGGGTGCTTGTTAAAGTCTTAAGAACTCCTCAACATCTACATGGCCTAGTTATTGGTTGCTGTGCAGCAGGTTATAAAACTCATCATAATTCTGAAGTTCTACTACTataatttttcattattttggaAATCAAGCCGGAGAGTAGCTCAGCCAAGGTCAGGAATTAGGGGCTAGATTGATattggggataattttagaaacctcccttgagctttttgataatttcaatagcctcccctaaaatttgtaaaattacacatacctcccccaaagttaaggttttgataacaaagttagtccaattagaaaaagtaacattaaaaaagtactttaaagagaaagatgaaacttttatttcataaataccCCTCATGCACGTATATAAGTCGTATTAGTAagagaataaaaataattaaaagttaggAATAATTAATACACACATTTGATCACTCAAAAAGTtcacatttaataaattagacaatacaaataagcaacaaaactaattacaaaGTTCAGTAAAACAGACTAGTCATCTCTTTTAACTTGATGCTTGCTATGATTCTTGTGACAAAACTTATGTGTAAATAAATGCTTTTGCCACTTCTGAACTCATCAAATGCAGGGAACTTGGGGAACTTGCTTCTCATTATCATTCCAGCTGTTTGTGAGGAAAGTAACAGCCCATTTGGAGATTCATCAACATGTTCTACTAATGGAGAAGCTTATGCATCCCTCTCTATGGCGGTAATTCTGTCCCGCTTTTCAGTACAATGACGACTTTGCAAACACCATTAGTTcctagatatatatatatatatatatatatcccagcaatctttttttttttttttaattttcttaaccTCCTTTTTATGCCACATATATCAACCCCATCTCATGAACACTATAGTACGACTGTATTCAAATTAAACTCTTCTGGAAAACACGGTCCAAAAGTAGATGTTTCTTATGTCTATCTTGTCCataccatttatttatttctctttGGCTGAATAGATAGGGGCTGTATTCATCTGGACGTATGTTTATAACATCGTACGGGCATATGGGATTCGAAGTACAGGTTCCACAATTAACAGAACAAATTCTGCCAACGGTGGAGAGATAGTGACAGAAAGCAGCTTGGAAGAATCATTGTTATCAAAGGATATTGAGACTGATCATTCTCATGATACACCACAGCCCATTGAGAGTATTGAAAATTATGAGAAGGTTGATCTCCTTTTCTCATCTTCCATGCATAGTACCAATTTTTCTGTCTCCTCTTGCACTAGAGTAAGTTGTCACCTCACTGAAGTGTTTGGGTAGTTCTATATTTTCTTATCTACTCCGTTTATTTCTGAATCATAGAGagagcaaaaataaaataaaaaaaaaatgctcccATTTTGTAGATTTCAGAAAATATGGTAGGTTTTTCTTTTGGGGAAAGCTCTAAGGGGGAAAGAGCGACTTCACTTTATTTTTCCTAATAaccaaaaaaattcaattatgaCAGCAAGTTTAAAAGCTTCCTTTTCcggagaattacaaaaaaagtaTATGTACTTTGACATTACAATGTGGATCAACAATTCAGATTAATTTAGCCAGGATAACAACCACTCAAGTATAGATGTgaaaattaagggaaaaaatCGCGTTAAAATTCGGTATTTTAGGTGTAATATGACCTCTACTgcattgttaatttattttctaagcttttagaaatcatagaggTGCCAATTTAGAATCTATTTCTTCCTCTCACTCGTCCCTCTTATTTACTCAAATTGTTTCTTCTAGGTACCGATGCGAAAGAAAATTAAGCAGCAGCTGAAAATTTTGGCAGAAAGGATGAACCTAAAAATGATGTTTGCACCGTCCACCATTGCCACGGTATGATCATACCATCTATAATTTGTACGAATCAGGAATTTCATCTAATCCTTTTTAAAAAATGGAACATCCCAGAAATTCAATTGAATCTAAAAGGGTCAAGGGAATCATGAAGCACGTTCCAACAACAAATGAGCTAGCTATGAAACATGTTCTCTAAATTTTCCAGGCCTAGTAGTACATTTTTTCCTTGTGGGATTTCTATAGCCAAATGTCGTGTTGTAGTTGGAAGTCATTGGCCGAGTTATCTATGATTTCAATTGAAGTGTGAAAGTAATGTTGAATAGATAGTTGGGCTTGCGATTGGCGCCACCTCTCCCTTGCGAAAGCTACTTATTGGTGACTCTGCTCCTCTTCGGGTCATAGATACCTCTACATCCATGTTAGGGTAAGATCTTGAAATGGGCTCCTATTTTGCTAGAAATGATTGCGTAATCTTTATTAATTCTTACCGTGCAAGTGGATTATCATGTTGCaaaccaatgttttgaaaattggATCGAACCGGTCGGTTTGACCAATTGAACTGCAAACCAGTCGTGTCTCCGATTCAGTTCAATAGTTAATTGAAA
This window encodes:
- the LOC113701832 gene encoding protein PIN-LIKES 3-like; the encoded protein is MGFLALFIVALIPVLKTLIVTAVGLFLALEKVDILGDTARHHLNNLVFFVFTPALVSSSLAETITMSSLIKLWFMPVNILLTFIIGSALGWVLVKVLRTPQHLHGLVIGCCAAGNLGNLLLIIIPAVCEESNSPFGDSSTCSTNGEAYASLSMAIGAVFIWTYVYNIVRAYGIRSTGSTINRTNSANGGEIVTESSLEESLLSKDIETDHSHDTPQPIESIENYEKVPMRKKIKQQLKILAERMNLKMMFAPSTIATIVGLAIGATSPLRKLLIGDSAPLRVIDTSTSMLGDASIPAMTLIVGANLLKGLQRSEVGLGIIIGVQVVRYIAMPLLGILVVKAAVHFGLVGSDSLYQFVLLLQYALPTAMSMGTITQLFEVGERDCSVIMLWNYAVAALALTLWSTYYLWFVS